tgggccgggccgggcgtGAAACGAAACCGGGTCGGGAGAGGCCGATTTAGGGTCCGATTTGTGATACAATTTCTGGCGattggagaggagaggagcGACGTCCGGCGAGGAGCGGCGACTGAGGAGCGGCGAGCGACGTCGGGGCGGGGGGAGCGGagacagcagcagcagcggaGATAGAGATGGAAGCAGCGGCGGCGAGAGGACGACGTCGGCTCGAGTGCGGAGCGGACGGTGTCGGGTCGAGGGAATCAGCAGGAGCGCTTGAGGAGTGTCGGCGACGTCGGGGAGCGCCGGGGGGGGGCAGCGGTGAGGGAGCGCCGGAGAGGAGGAGGCAACGGTGAGCACGAGGGCGGTAACCGGCcggaaaaaaaaggaaaaataccCAAAAAAACAGAGTAcggaggctctgataccaagttgaaTTGAACTTGAATGATTATTGCTCTTACTTAGTTGTTTCATACACATGTTCTCCTTGATTATATAACCTAATCTACCACTAATTGCTCCGTGATTCACGGAGGGATTCACGGGCCGTGATTCCCGGCCGAATTCACGCCGACAAGAGAGAGAGTGTTACTCACACGTTTGCCATCTACAATAGACAATGAATAAGCAGCCAACCTTGTCAAACCGTGCAACAGGCAGGGCATGTGTGCTTTCCCAAGAAACAACTCCTCACATTAacaatttcaaaacaataaaagaaaagcagagacaactcagaaaaagatgattttgaataaGAAAATTTTCTGATGCATCAGGCAGCATATGTATGATTTTGGAAGAAATTGAGATCACTAGGTATCTATATATTATGAGAGACGCTGAAAAGTAAAGTTAGGGCCAGTTTGGCACAACTTTTGTAACTGCTTTTGGAGCTGTTTTAGCTTTTGGAAGCAATTGATGATGTTTGGTAAACTTCTCTAAAGCTACTTTTGACTCAAATTGATTTTGGTCACAGCTGAAATTGAAAAGCTAGGGGAAGCTAGCTTTTAAAAGTGGTTTTTGGCAAAAACACATAGCAGAGCTACAGtgtttttaatgaaattttatggGGAGCCTATTTTGTCCTTAGTCTTTCTTAAATATTACATGCTCAtaaattggattctattttaTTATGGTAGATAAATATTTTTGTGTAATATTCTCGATGGATTTTGTTGAAAATTTAAGTGTTTTaatgtaaattttttatttggttCAAACAATGTATAACCAAAACAATTGCAAATAATTATACTAACAATTGGAATAACCCATAGTGTATAATTCATATAACTAATACACAAATTAAAGGTGAATGAATCATTTTGTCCACTTTAAACATTTATTAATATTTTGGTAATTATACATACTAAAAGCCTTTTTTGTTTACAACTTACCAAACACAAATAATAGTTTTTGCTTTCACAGCACTTTCTAAAACAGTTTACCAAATGCTTTAACAACTTTTTCTCATAGCAACTTCAAAAATTATTTTGCTCACAACACAGCTGTACCAAACTAGACCTAAGTGTGCATCTTTTATGGTGAGGGTAAGATTGAAAAACCATACACATATACAAGTTCATTTGCATTCTCTCATACTCTCTCAAATTTCCGTAATAGGATACTGGGAATTCCTCGTTACCTAAGTCTGAactcattctcaatcttagcATCTTAGGTGATACTGCAAATCCATTCGACTTTGTAGTATTGATAGCCCGGAAGTTGTTGTcatattttgacaatttgagAAGCTTTTTGAAGAGTGCAATGTGTTTGGTCTGAACTCGGAACCATACTCAACAAGCTTTCCCAAATTCTCGATACCAATTGCGCTTAGCATTTGGTCTCTGACTCCCTGGCAGCTGTCATTGTGTAGATAATGGCCTCTGTAGTACTCCCATATGTATCACACCGCCGCCATTTCCAGAGAAATGGAAAGACTTGGGAAGCAGAAGCATGTCTGCAAGCCAATCCATGACCATGTACAGTTGGAGCTTGTGATGAAACCCAATTGAATCCAACCACATTAAATCCGGTGGTGAGCATTTCGCCAAGAAACGCAACAGTGCTGGCAGTTGTACGTAGAGAAGTATGCAAGGAAATTAGGACTCTGCCAATGTGTTAGGCCAGGAATAATGAAGCAGAATCGGGTATGCATATATGCTCTTAAATAACCAGGTCAAAACCCGGTATTTCTCTATGTTTTGGTTATAATATATTATGAAGTCGATGATCTTGTGACTGTGTTTCCTTAATTCATCGATCAAGGTCTAGGGATTTGGAAATATGAGCAGAGGCGAATCATGGTGGTAAGGGATCGAGACTACCCATTTGGAGGGAAGTGAATTACTAAAACAGAACTACGTACAATGTACAGATATTTGATAAAGGATAGAAAGACAAAAAATGATTTGATGGTTTGAGTTCCACTGGAGCATAGATTGAAGTGTTTATATGTACAGAGATTAGAGCCAAGCGAGTTACGTACTCGCCCAACTTGATTGTGTTTGTATGTACAGAGACCTCCAGGTACATCATCTTGAATATATGAATATGATCTTAATTTTAATTGAAGTTCTCAACCCACCTCTCTACTCTTTCTATAATAATTCATAGTTTACCAACCTGATCGGTCGAGTAGCACTGATATCTCCTCTTTCTTTAAGTTTGGAGGGAAAACCTTGTTGCCATTATGGGTTAACTGTTATATCTCAAGGTATGGTTTCTTGCGTCCGCCCTTGCATGAGGTGACTACTCATATGGTTTTTAGTTTCCATTTTCTCTGATGCACTGTTTATTATACCTTCTTGTTTGGTCGGAGCACAAACTTATTCACTACTTTTATTAGTGTTATATTGAGAAGTCAGTTCTTGGCTTTCTAAACTATGCTGAATGCCCGTCACATATTTTTTCAGAATAACTTCCAACAAATTTGGTTGGTGCAGCCTTACAAGCCTAATTTCCGGTACAGTTCGGGTTTCAGGTATGAAAAAATCGACCAAAGTCGTTGGTGCCAATACATTAACATGAAGTAATATCGACCAACATATGTGTAAGATGTACATTATACACATCGAAATAAATCTTTAAACATGTTTTCACCTTAGAAAGATGATGAAATGGGCATTGTGATATTATGATGTATTTTCTGAAGATCATCCTGAAACTGCAATTGGAGATCTTTGCACGTATGAAACGAATGAAATCTCCAAATCAGACATTATGATGTTCATATCCCATGAAGTCGTTTTGGCCATTTAATATGAATAGATGAACATCCCATGATACAATTCCTGCTAAAAACAAACACCCATTCCATCTCAACTCCATAATGGAGTCTTCCTAGTTCTAAATCTTAGGCGATGAAGAAGACAATGATATGAAAGGGGCAAAATAAGTTGAATGAATATTCATTTGTAGTGTCTGCAAACATGTAAAAAGGGTTTCCTGCTGCATCTTTATTTCACAATAAGGGCTATTACACTGCACCAAAGAAAACATGCATGAAAGGGCAAACCTGAAGTAACAAAAAATCACCAAACTTCAGGGCGCAGCTCGCCAGTAGCTGGGGGCATCCATCTCCCAGAGTTGTAGACACTCTCACCAACTTTCCAGTTAGGAACATCTTTCATAACCTCAGCTTCATATTCAAGATACTTTTTCCACTCTTTGACAAATCTAAAGAAACATGTGAGAAAAACACAAAGATGTTCAGTATTAGGAATCCACCGAGATGAATATTGCAGGCACAAGACAATAAAGGACGAAATCAATCTCTTATATTGTTCATTACCTTTCATCTTCTTCGGCTTGAAGCACTGGAAGTATTGCTCTGCGGGCAGCATACTTTTCTTCCTTAATTGCCCtatcaaaacaaaattttaatGCATTAATATATCATCTATCCAGAAATCCTAAATAAAAGCAAATAGTTGTCACCTAGTACTGTACCCAGATAATCAACTTTtatgatgataaaaaaaagataatgaatgaaaaattaaCACCAAGCATTCGCAGAAATCGTTAGCTTCACCTAGAAATGAAAGTAATGGCAGAAACCATCCactgatatattaatatattacaGCATTACCATAAAGTCCAATGAACTCTTTCCACCATTCAATTAGACTGAAAAGCTCATTTATTCACAAGCATCCCAGAGCATCACGAGCACTGTATCGTGCTCCCCAGAAATATTCCGAATTAAAGAAGCCAGACATATTCTACTTGGTTTCTTGCTATTGCTCTGTGGCAGATACTGACTAGAGGACCAATTTACCTCTACTGTTCTTGCAGCCGAATTCCCTCCTTCTCAAAGATCGCATGTACTTGCCTCAAGATGTAACCTAGCTCAAGTTTCGACTTCAAAGAAAACTTTGATGAGAAAGACTACAGAGTGTGAAGATGTTTGGCAACCAAAATTGATGATGGATGTGTTAGATCAAGGGTTAAATAAAATTCTACTTAAACCAACACCAAAAACTTAGCCTCATATGAAGTGGTTACACAGACCTGTAAGTAAGAAACAGATAAAAAGAGTAGACTATAACCTCTAGTTTGGGTATCACTGTGGGAATCAGCCATATGAGATTTCAGGAAATGCAATGCATAGTGTGTGGAACTAAGATTCAGTTTCAGAAAATTAATATAAGCACATCCTCGTTCATATGTAAAGTGTGTAGTCAAACATGATTCAACTGTAAAATTTGAGAGAAAACCAATTAAACTGGCAACATAATCCGTATGATTGTTGAGTCAAACATCCAAGAACTGATACAGAGAGAATGGCATTGAACTCCATGACAATCCTTCTCATTCTCTACTTCTAAGGAAAAATAATTGTCTCCGTACATGGATTTGACAAGAGGTTCGATTCAAGGTGCTTAGAAAGATTCTTCTCAGGGTATTCCAACTTTAGGCTCCTCCTGTCTATTTGGGATGAGCAAAAGTGTTCGGTGGACAAATCAGCACTATAAACTTATCCTAATACCTATATTACAAGTTTGTGGGACTGGGGGAATTGTGGAAACTTAAAAGAATTTGGAAAAATGTGGCTATCAGAGTTATTGTTCTTaccatttttgtttttagaagAAAGATGCCTTACAAAACAATCTGGTGAATCACACAAATTGAAGTTaaggaaacaaaacaaagcagACAATTCAAAACATGACTTAATTAATGGCTGACATCCAGAAAATAGGAGACATATGTACACCCCTATAAGTCAGAAAACAGAAGCCCAAATCCCGACTCTATGATCCTCAACTCCGATTAGTTTGGCCCAAACAATCAACAAATCTATCCAATTCCTCAAATGATGTGGAAAGATAGTCTGGAAGAAAAAACAAGACAAAGGAGAGATCAATAACCTGTACTTTGTGGACAACTGAAATTACCCAGCCATAAAAGGTTTCAGAAAATATCACTGCAAATGAACTAAGgttcaattttgaaattttttttatcaacacATCCTCATTCGTATATAAATAAGTGTGGTTGAACACAATTCAACTGCATAGTCTGAGAGCAAACCAATTGAAATGGCAACTTAACCAGTTGGAGTCTGTTTAATGAAGCAATCACTGAAATAGAGTAAAAGGTTTTGAACTCCACGGCCTTCCCTTTTGTTCTCTACTACTTAACATGAAGAGGGAAACCCATCATCTGCATATAGAGAATCTTCAATGTCCTTGGAAAGATTCTTCTCAGCAGATTCCAACTTTAGCCTCGGCTCGTCAGTTTGGGGTGGGAGAGAGATACTGAGAATTAGAATAGTGTTTGGAACAGAGCAGCCATGTAAACTCCTCAAGGATTGGCTTTGACAAAAACTTTCTAAGGGCAAGAATATGGTTGGCAACAAAAATTAATATGGATGTCAAATCAAGGGATTCAAGGGTTAGATAACATTCCACTTGGAACCAACACCCAAGATTCACCCCTCTGATGTGGATACGtagaccatatatatgtaccatgATGAAAAGCATGGACAATAACCTCTAGTTTTTGGACAACAAAAGGTGTCAACCATAAGAGCTTTCAAGAAAATACAATGCACACTGTGTGGAACTAAAGTTGAGTTTGAATATATTGATATCAGCCCCTCATCATTCATATATTGAAGTGTGTGGTAAGACACAACTCCAGAGCACAGTTAGCAGCAAACTGAATGAAATTGCCTTTTAACCAGTTAGAGTTTGTATAATAGTTGGATCAATAACAATGTTGAATAATTGATACAGAGAGAAATAAAATTCAACTCCATGGTTTTCCCTCTCACTCTCTACTACTAAACTCAAAAATAAGAACCATCATATGTATATACAGATTGACTAGAGTCTAAATTTGATGTCTGTTTGGGTGGGATAGAAAAAGATAGTAAGAATTGGGAGATAGTGTTTGGTGGACACATCAGCACTATGAACTTCTCATTGATAAGAGAAAACTTTGGTTCCTGATTCCCTATTGCAAGCTTGAGAGACTTGAGATTCTTGGAAACTTACATGATTGGGAGTGGTCTGGCTTAGAGAGTTATTATATGTCAGTGCACAACCTGTGAACCACACAAATCTGATATGAAGAAAAAGATTGCGaagcaaacaaatataaaagatCACTCACTAACAGCTGCCTTCCAATTCCAGAAATTGGGAGACACACTTACAACCCTAGAATACAAAAACAGAAGCCCCAAAAAAAGACCAATAGACATACCCTTCCTATTATACCTCCACTACCGACTCTCTACAAACTACAATCCCCAAAATTACATCAAATTGCTCTCATATTTGTTGGCTCCCTCCATAGTTCCATCCTCTTCCAAAATGAAAGCAAAAGCACAAGTCGATATCAGAAGAGATCAAGTGTACAAGTCTTCCGCTGAGATAGTACAGTATTACCACAAAGCCCATGAAACCGTTACACCAATCAATTAGATTAAAAAGATTCATTGTCCTGCATTCCAGAGCCAATGATCACCATATTCCGCCCACAGAGTTATTCTAAGCTTAAAACAAATGCAGATATTCTGCTTGGTTTCCTGCCAATGCTCTGTAGTAGAAATCCTACAATTTGGCCAGTAAAGGAAAGCCACATAATTTACTTTCCACTCCCCCTGCATTCCAATTCACTACCTACCTTCTTTTCATTAACCAAGTTTAAGGATTGACTCCAGAGAGAACTTTCAATGAGCAAGGTTAAACAATGTGGAGATGTTTGGCAGCAAGAATTGATTATGGATGTTAGATCAAGTTCAGATGACTTCCACTTGGCGCTTAAATGAAATAGTCACAAAGACTGGAAGTAAGAAACAAGATGAAAAGAGAGGACAATAACCTCTACATTGTGGACTACTGAAGGTACCCCGTCATGCCAATCACATTTTACCAAACACTTCATAAACCGACACAGATTAATCAAATGCACAAACAATTGCAAACAAATTCAATCAAATCGACAACACACGATGACGACAATCGGCATTCCTACAGCTCATCTCAAACAAACACTAACGATTTGACCACACACCAACGGACCAGATTATCAAACCACCAAAACAAAATGGGGTGAAAGGGGCCCAGACTGACCTTCGGATCTTGTTGCCCTTGCCGACCTGGTACATGCCCCAGGAGAAGGTACCGAAGGCAGCGAGGAATATGGCGACGGCGCTCGGGCCCTTGTTGGGGATCCGGCGAGCGTATCGGGCCGGAGGGAAGCCACCCGGTGGCGGACCGTCTTGGAGAATCGGCATGTCCTTCACGCTCGCCATTCCTGGCTTGTTTCTGATCACCGCCTCCGTCATCGTTcacagtctctctctctctctctctctctctctctctctctggttgAAGAAGCTTTTCAGGATTAAAAGGGAAGGGAGTGAGCGACTGactcgggtcgggtcgggtctcTCTCTGTGATTCGGGCTTTGGGGTTTCCGCAACTCGAATGAGTAAAATTTatttccaccaccaccatctttTGTATTCAGTATTCACCCTGCGAACAGTTTAATTATTAGAAGATAATTTTACCCAAATGAGTACACTAATTTTCTAAAATCtaaatctaataaatgcacAACCAAATGATTAAATACCAAGAAATGATCATATATTATCTTTTCCACGCAGatctaaatttatttatttcttttttgattTGAAAAATTGAAGCTTATTTTTCTTCGATCATAAGCTATAATCGTTATTCAAttcaaaaaatcaaaactgtTAATTTAATAATCTTTGAAATATATACCTTGTGAACatcaaaaatggaaatttaaactcaaaaattatttttctcttttattttgctCAAAGTTGTTAATCTATGAACTTTTTGACTGTTATGTTGAATTAGACTCACATTTAAAACTAATttgaaaaacttaaaaataagAAGTGAATCAGATTATGATTTAATCTTTTATTTGTAAActttattattgttttttattGGTGTAAATTAATTGGGATATTTTCATTAAAAACTTTCCTTTTAATTAGATTTGTTATATAAGGATATGTTTGGAAAAAGAAATGGGTGTGCTCAGCAAATTTAATGGGGATTTTGACCATTTACCcaaattttctttaaaaattgTCCATTTCaatgaacaaaaaaatatgaatttcatacccctaaaccctaaaatctctccatatttatttcttttgtgtGGAGAGATTTTATCCCGCACCATTAATCTTTTTGCCGAAGCTTATGGTTCTCTTCATGGTGTTCGTATTTGTAGGGCGGCCCCGAGTGTGTCGCATCTTTTCTTTGCTGATGatgctttcattttcttttaggTGGGTAGAGAGAAGTGTGAAGTTATGAAGACCTTGTTAGCTTCGTATGAAGTTGCTTCTGGTGAGATGGTGAATTTTTCCAAGAGTTGTATTTCTTTTAGCAAGAATGTGCATCATTTCATGGAGGAGGGCATTGCTTTTATGCTGGGTGTTGAGAGGGTTGATAAGCATGATAAATACTTGGGGCTTCCAACAGAGTTAAGCTATTCCAAGGCCGAGTCATTTGCTTTTCATAATGAGAAGATTAGAAATAGAACGAGTGTGTGGAGGGAAAAGTGCTTCAGTGGAGCAGGAAATGAACTTTTGATAAAATCTGTGGCTCAAACTATTCTTTCATATGTTATGAGCTGCTTTGAGGTCCCAAAGTATATGTGTGATGAGATGCATCATTTAATAGCACGGTTTTATGGTGGGGtgatgaaaataataaaagcaaGCTTCATTAGTTATCCTGGGATAAACTGTGTGTTCCAAAAAGTGAAGGTGGCTTGGGTTTTCGGAATATGCATTCATTTAATCTGACTCTTCTTGCAAAACAAGGGTAGAGGTTGGTTGCTGAACCAAATGCTTTTATTGCCCGGTTACTCAAGGCTCGTTACTTTGCTAGTAGTTCTTTTATGGAGGCATAATTGAAGTGAGGTGAGTCTTATGCTTGGCATAGTATTTTGGCAGGCAGAGAGGTGTTAAAGCAGGGGGTACGGGTCAAGATTGGTTCTAGGGAGCAGACTAGGGTGTGGCATGACCCATGGTTGCCTATTCCCCACTCGTTTAGGTCGTAGTCTTCTATGATGGATGGGACAATAGACTTGCTAGTGTGTGACCTTTTGACTAATGATGGGAGGGGTTGGAACATGGAGGTGTTGCATGAGCTTTTCTCTCTGAGGGAGGTTGACTTAATTGCAAACATTAAGCTCGGCCATGTGCTTTTTTAGGATAAATTTGTTTGACACTTTGATAACAAAGGTATTTTTAATGTTTAAAGTGGCTATCATGTGTTCACCTAAGCAAAAAGTGCAAGTGTTGAGTCTCTTCTTCGGTGGAGAGTGAGGGGGCtattacaaaaaaatattggGGAAATGTGTGGGGTTCTAGGGTACCTCCAAACGTCAAAAGCTTTATTTGGAGGCTTTTTTATGGGAATTGTTCCAACAAGAGTTGCATTATTAAGATGTATGGTAGAGATTGTGGGGCCGAGCTTGAGGATGATGTCCATCTTTTTAAAAATTGTCTGGAGGTCCAAAGTTTTTGGCTCTTGTGACCTATGCATTTAGATGTTCTCTCACATCCAGCGTCCTCTATTACATAGTGGGTGCTGGCTATTCTGGATGACTGTGATAATGCTGCCACTCACTTGTTTTTTATGAGTCTCTGGGCAATATGGACTGGACGCAATAACATGGTTTGGAAATGTACATCTTTTCTCCCTATGAATATGATTCTCTGAGTGGTTAAAATGCTTGTTGATTTTCAGTTGTACCACCCAAAGTCAGTAAGTAAGGGGAAGCGAGCGCCAGTGAAGTGGcagtccccccccccccccacgaGGTTGGCTAAAGCTGAATGTTGATGGGGATTATGATTTGAGCTCGAATAAGGGTGGTGTTGGGGTGATTTGTCGGAATGAGAATGGGAGGAGTATTGATTTACTCGCTAAGTCCTATTTGCATGCTCACTCAGCTCTTGCTATGGAGACTGAGGCGTGTAGAGAGGGTTTGTTTTTTGGTATTCATCAAGGTTGGAATGAAATTGACATTGAAAGTGACTCCTCGGTTTTAGTTGTAGCTCTTAATTCTAGTGGAACTGATTTATCGGACGTGGGACGTGTTATAGAGGATTGTAAGCAGTATCTTTTGGCGTTCCCTTCTTCTACTATACGTCACACATTTCGTGAAGCAAATAGTGTAGTAGATCATCTTGCTCACTTTGCTTGTGGTGGTGTTATTGATAGTCTTTGGTTTGAGGAGCCTTCTGATTTTATTCGGAATGTGCTCTACAAGGATATATGTGGTTTATCTCATGTAGCACGGGGTTCAGGTTCTTTGTCCTCCCCGTTGCATATATCTTTATCTAATAATACATGCGGCACCTAGTTATTGCTAGGTGTTTTGccttaaaaaaacataatttgtTCATTGACTAATCACTAATATATCTTAGTCTTTTATAGTGacattttgtaatttagatttaaatgaattacaataatttgatgaataatgaagaaaaatatatgtGGGTTTCTCTTATAAGAGCTTCTAAAATATGGGTTTATATTGAAATACCCCAAGTATAACCTCGTGAGAGAAAGGAAAGAGAAAACAACAAGACCAAGAAAAATTGTGTTGTCGGAGTGCTAATGGGATTCTGAACAATAGTATTAGAACTCAACGACTGTTTTGTTACCAATAATACTCTCAACTTGAATTCTCATATCTTATAATTGCAACCTATAGCTGGAGAGTGACGCGAACGTGAGGAATTAAGTAAAGTTAAAGGTATGAGGAcgaaaacaaagaaatgagTTGTTATTAATTATTactaataaaagaaaagaaagagcaaCGAACAAGCCaagaacaaaataattacatcAAGCCAATTGAGTTTTTGCAAAATCTTATTGAGCCAATTTCAATTACAATACCCATATTTCACATTTCAATAttgaaaaacaatcaaattcttTGGACATTGACACAACTTTGGGCTAGAGATATTTTTTAAGCACTCCGAAAAATTGTATAAAGCAATCCGAAACTGGGAAACCCTAATCTATAAGGTATCAAAAGGGTTAGTAAATTTaaatgaagagagagagagagagagagagagagagagagagagagaataagaAGAGAAGAGGAGTAAGATAGTAAGGAGAGAGATAAGAAAGGACTAATGAAGCTGAGAAGAAAAAGGTAAATGGTTAAAAGAAGAAAGCTGAGAAGATATTGCAGAGACAAAAAACGATTAATGCAAGGAGAATCCCTACAAGCCCAAAACCTACCATCCTCTAGAATAGGTCGTCCATTAGATAGTTAGTAAGAGACTTCTCCGAAATAGCGGTATGATTCCAGACACACTAAGTGAGCTACAAAAGAGGGATGCTACAAAGAGAAATGTGTGAGGTGACAAGACATGCATAGATATAATGGTAGTGTCTGCATTTAGGAGCTGCACAAGATAATCATAAAAGGtttaatttgaatttctcTTAAGCTGATGAAGACTAAAGTTGACAACCATATATAGCTCTTCTTGAAATAGTGGGGAAGTTAAAACACATGTGAGACTTGCATGTGCATGAAGTATGAATCATTAGGATAaaaatattgttgtttttcttattataAAGAAAGTATATATTTAGTTCCTAA
This is a stretch of genomic DNA from Argentina anserina chromosome 4, drPotAnse1.1, whole genome shotgun sequence. It encodes these proteins:
- the LOC126790178 gene encoding NADH dehydrogenase [ubiquinone] 1 alpha subcomplex subunit 13-A, with the protein product MTEAVIRNKPGMASVKDMPILQDGPPPGGFPPARYARRIPNKGPSAVAIFLAAFGTFSWGMYQVGKGNKIRRAIKEEKYAARRAILPVLQAEEDERFVKEWKKYLEYEAEVMKDVPNWKVGESVYNSGRWMPPATGELRPEVW